AGCTTTGCGTGAATCAAAAGCATTGCGTAATGCTTCGCCCATAAAGGTTAATAGCAACAAGGTTGCCACCAAGACCACAAAAGTCGATAAGGAAATCCACCAAGCATCTAGATTGCTTTTTCCTTGAGAGAGCAGCTCCCCAAGACTTGGCGTGCCTGGGGGAACACCTAAGCCCAAGAAGTCCAGGCTTGTCAAAGACAAAATGGCGGCACTCATGCGGAAAGGTAAAAAAGTAATCACTGGCGTCAAGCTATTAGGCAAAATGTGACGCCACATGATTTGCACATTCGTCAGGCCCAACGCTCTTGCGGCCCTCACATACTCTAAAGCGCGATTGCGGAAAAATTCTGCTCGTACGTAATCCGATAAGCCCATCCATCCGAAGGCTGCTAACAAAATAATCAGCAAGGAAACGCTGGGATTAAAGATTGAGGCAAAAATAATCAACAGATAAAGCTCGGGCATAGCCGACCAGATTTCGATAATGCGTTGCGAGACTAGGTCAAACTTGCCACCAAAAAATCCCATTAAAGATCCCGTGATGATGCCCACACTCACCCCAACAATCGTGAGCGCCAAACCAAAGAGGATGGACAGACGGAAGCCATAAATTAAGCGCGCCAGAACATCACGCCCGCGATCATCAGTTCCTAACCAGTTCTCCCAAGAGGGTGGAGCTGGATTTGGCACTTGAGAAAAATAATTTAGCGTCTCGTAGCTATAGTGAACTGGCGGATAGATTGCCCAATTTCCATTGCTAGTAATGTTCTGACGAATATCCGGGTCCAAGAAATCTGTAGGCGTAGAGAAATCTCCACCAAAAACCGTTTCTGGCTGGCTCTTAATAATCGGGAAATAAAAATGGCCTTCATAACGCACCACTAAAGGTTTGTCATTTGCAATTAGCTCGGCGCACATTGATAAACCAAAGAGCACCATGAAGATCCATAGGCTCGCATAACCCATGCGACTATTTTTAAAGCGCTGCCAACGACTCATGAGCCCCCTCCTGCACCAAACTGAATGCGTGGGTCTACATAAACGTAGCAAAGATCTGAAATTAATTTAGTGAACAGACCAATCAAGGTGAATAAATACAGAGTGCCAAAGACTACTGGGTAATCGCGACGCATCACGGACTCATAGGAGAGCAGACCAAGCCCATCAAGAGAAAACAGCGTCTCGATCAATAGTGACCCAGTGAAAAATGCCCCAATAAATGCTGCCGGGAAACCAGTTACCAACGGCAAGAGTGCATTACGAAATACATGCTTCCATAGAACCTGCTTCTCAGTAAGCCCTTTAGCTCTTGCGGTCAGAACGTATTGTTTGCGAATCTCTTCCAAGAAAGAATTTTTCGTAAGCATTGTCACTACCGCAAAGCTGCCGAGAACAGACGCAGTAATTGGCAGCACCAAATGCCATAAGTAATCCATGACTTTGCCAATCAAACTGAGATCGCTCCAGTTATCCGAAGTCAGTCCTCGCAGCGGAAATATCTGTAAGAAACTACCTCCGCCAAACACCACCAGCAATAAGACTCCAAGCACAAACCCTGGAATGGCATAACCCACCAGAATCATGCTGCTCGTGATTGCATCAAAGCGTGAGCCATCGCGTACGGCCTTTGCAATACCCAAAGGAATGGATACCAAATAAGTAATAAAGAAGGTCCACAAGCCAATGCTGATGGACACCGGCAATTTAGAAACTACCAATCGCCATACGCTCTCATGCTGGTAATAGCTTTGACCCAAATCGAATCTAGCAAAACGCCCCAACATCATGAAATAACGCTCTAAGGGTGGCTTGTCAAAACCATACAGCGCTTTAACTTCTTCTAAGCGCTGCGCATCGACACCTTGTCGACCGCGATAAGTTGAACCAGAGCCGGAAGATTCAGAGCCACCAGTTGCGGCACTGCCTTTACCTTTTAACTCAAGCACCATTTGCTCTACGGGACCACCTGGAACAAATTGCACCACCGCAAAGGTGAGAGTTAGCACGCCCAAGATGGTAGGAATCATCAAGAGCAAACGTTTGAAAATATAGGCGCGCATTTGACCTTGCATTATTTAGCCTCTTCTTTCCACCAATTTTGCATGATCCATGCTTCAGCTGAGTAATACAAAGGAGGCTCTGGATAGCG
The window above is part of the Polynucleobacter sp. AP-Kolm-20A-A1 genome. Proteins encoded here:
- a CDS encoding ABC transporter permease, which gives rise to MSRWQRFKNSRMGYASLWIFMVLFGLSMCAELIANDKPLVVRYEGHFYFPIIKSQPETVFGGDFSTPTDFLDPDIRQNITSNGNWAIYPPVHYSYETLNYFSQVPNPAPPSWENWLGTDDRGRDVLARLIYGFRLSILFGLALTIVGVSVGIITGSLMGFFGGKFDLVSQRIIEIWSAMPELYLLIIFASIFNPSVSLLIILLAAFGWMGLSDYVRAEFFRNRALEYVRAARALGLTNVQIMWRHILPNSLTPVITFLPFRMSAAILSLTSLDFLGLGVPPGTPSLGELLSQGKSNLDAWWISLSTFVVLVATLLLLTFMGEALRNAFDSRKAGVMNGGRS
- a CDS encoding microcin C ABC transporter permease YejB, which encodes MRAYIFKRLLLMIPTILGVLTLTFAVVQFVPGGPVEQMVLELKGKGSAATGGSESSGSGSTYRGRQGVDAQRLEEVKALYGFDKPPLERYFMMLGRFARFDLGQSYYQHESVWRLVVSKLPVSISIGLWTFFITYLVSIPLGIAKAVRDGSRFDAITSSMILVGYAIPGFVLGVLLLVVFGGGSFLQIFPLRGLTSDNWSDLSLIGKVMDYLWHLVLPITASVLGSFAVVTMLTKNSFLEEIRKQYVLTARAKGLTEKQVLWKHVFRNALLPLVTGFPAAFIGAFFTGSLLIETLFSLDGLGLLSYESVMRRDYPVVFGTLYLFTLIGLFTKLISDLCYVYVDPRIQFGAGGGS